Proteins from a genomic interval of Nasonia vitripennis strain AsymCx chromosome 3, Nvit_psr_1.1, whole genome shotgun sequence:
- the LOC100116352 gene encoding 2-oxo-4-hydroxy-4-carboxy-5-ureidoimidazoline decarboxylase isoform X2: MYETKMTSKGILSISEVNALPAENFEWLFANVIEHCPEAAPIVATKRPFSSTEDLKRAFDEYLEKLDTNEKELVLLKHPDLAGKLAEDGKLTAESQNEQKIAGLDTMTKDDRQTLSNNNYLYKEKFRFPFIICARQNKVQSILSGLETRLNNSRETELKTGIDEVKKICRVRIDDLVWPDL; the protein is encoded by the exons at GTATGAAACGAAAATGACGTCGAAAGGGATACTGAGTATCAGCGAAGTTAACGCGCTGCCAGCCGAAAATTTCGAGTGGTTGTTTGCAAATGTGATAGAACACTGTCCTGAAGCTGCTCCAATCGTCGCTACAAAACGACCATTTTCTTCGACCGAGGATCTCAAGAGAGCGTTCGACGAgtatttggaaaaattagACACTAATG AAAAGGAGTTGGTTCTTCTAAAACATCCAGACTTGGCCGGAAAATTAGCAGAAGATGGAAAACTCACTGCTGAGTCTCAGAATGAACAAAAAATCGCTGGCCTTGATACAATGACGAAAGACGATAGGCAAACGCTCAGCAATAATAACTATCT CTACAAAGAAAAATTCCGTTTTCCATTTATAATTTGTGCGCGGCAAAATAAAGTTCAGTCTATACTATCTGGACTGGAAACTAGATTAAACAATAGCAGAGAAACAGAACTAAAGACTGGAATAGATGAAGTGAAGAAAATTTGCAGAGTGCGAATAGATGACCTAGTGTGGCCAGATTTGTGA
- the LOC100115177 gene encoding proteasome maturation protein, whose product MSFGFAVLKAGPMGLDESSSSTGQYGIQSPMVAGLGATRKHIGVSHPLEASELNYHKNNERMEMIMLRNTQGLHAPMRLAMEIKAAEKIGRLPFLPSSNIMRDVILGRDDDIGFEDILNTAEFREQMGQPHAVVEKSLGIL is encoded by the exons ATG AGTTTTGGATTCGCAGTTTTAAAGGCAGGACCTATGGGTCTCGATGAATCCAGTTCCAGCACTGGACAGTATGGAATTCAAAGCCCCATGGTTGCTGG gttGGGAGCCACTAGGAAACACATAGGTGTCTCTCATCCGCTGGAGGCATCGGAATTGAAT TACCACAAAAACAATGAGCGCATGGAAATGATCATGCTGCGCAACACACAGGGACTGCATGCCCCTATGCGTTTAGCGATGGAAATCAAGGCAGCTGAGAAGATTGGCAGGTTACCTTTCTTGCCCTCTTCAAACATCATGAGGGATGTCATCCTTGGACGTGACGATGACATTGG ATTTGAAGATATATTGAACACAGCAGAATTCAGAGAACAAATGGGACAACCTCATGCTGTTGTAGAGAAGAGTTTGGGCATCCTCTaa
- the LOC100116352 gene encoding 2-oxo-4-hydroxy-4-carboxy-5-ureidoimidazoline decarboxylase isoform X1, giving the protein MTSKGILSISEVNALPAENFEWLFANVIEHCPEAAPIVATKRPFSSTEDLKRAFDEYLEKLDTNEKELVLLKHPDLAGKLAEDGKLTAESQNEQKIAGLDTMTKDDRQTLSNNNYLYKEKFRFPFIICARQNKVQSILSGLETRLNNSRETELKTGIDEVKKICRVRIDDLVWPDL; this is encoded by the exons ATGACGTCGAAAGGGATACTGAGTATCAGCGAAGTTAACGCGCTGCCAGCCGAAAATTTCGAGTGGTTGTTTGCAAATGTGATAGAACACTGTCCTGAAGCTGCTCCAATCGTCGCTACAAAACGACCATTTTCTTCGACCGAGGATCTCAAGAGAGCGTTCGACGAgtatttggaaaaattagACACTAATG AAAAGGAGTTGGTTCTTCTAAAACATCCAGACTTGGCCGGAAAATTAGCAGAAGATGGAAAACTCACTGCTGAGTCTCAGAATGAACAAAAAATCGCTGGCCTTGATACAATGACGAAAGACGATAGGCAAACGCTCAGCAATAATAACTATCT CTACAAAGAAAAATTCCGTTTTCCATTTATAATTTGTGCGCGGCAAAATAAAGTTCAGTCTATACTATCTGGACTGGAAACTAGATTAAACAATAGCAGAGAAACAGAACTAAAGACTGGAATAGATGAAGTGAAGAAAATTTGCAGAGTGCGAATAGATGACCTAGTGTGGCCAGATTTGTGA